In Zingiber officinale cultivar Zhangliang chromosome 6A, Zo_v1.1, whole genome shotgun sequence, a single genomic region encodes these proteins:
- the LOC121994922 gene encoding uncharacterized protein LOC121994922 — protein sequence MKQQSSKAWRRPLDKNEAEKLGVTHWTKTKQQFSKARHHPLDKNEAAKLDVAHWTKMKQRDKVNTFCELNEIPVPDMKDNCLIGGRSRRRRQVITNLHYYRVEIFYQVVDSVIQEMNTHSSKVGTELLSCIACLHPRNSFSEFNVQKLDPNFFGIEDLGSFTQKIVETLKNQAYPLVYRLIEMTLVLPVATASVERVFSAMKMIKTDLRNRMGDEWMDDSLVVYIEKDIFSTIENEQIL from the exons ATGAAGCAGCAATCCAGCAAAGCTTGGCGTCGCCCACTGGACAAAAACGAAGCAGAAAAGCTCGGCGTCACCCACTGGACAAAAACGAAGCAGCAATTCAGTAAAGCTCGGCATCACCCATTGGACAAAAACGAAGCAGCAAAGCTCGACGTCGCCCACTGGACAAAAATGAAGCAGCGAg ATAAAGTCAACACATTTTGTGAGTTGAATGAGATCCCAGTGCCGGATATGAAAGACAATTGTTTAATTGGTGGTCGTAGTAGACGTAGAAGGCAAGTCATCACCAATTTGCATTATTATCGTGTGGAGATTTTCTATcaa GTTGTTGATTCAGTTATACAAGAGATGAATACTCATTCTTCAAAAGTTGGCACAGAATTGCTTAGTTGTATAGCATGTCTTCATCCAAGAAATTCTTTTTCTGAATTCAATGTTCAGAAACTT GATCCAAATTTTTTTGGAATTGAAGATTTGGGGAGTTTTACTCAGAAAATTGTTGAAACTCTAAAAAATCAAGCTTATCCATTGGTTTATCGTCTGATTGAGATGACATTAGTTTTACCAGTTGCGACCGCTTCTGTTGAAAGAGTATTTTCTGCGATGAAGATGATAAAGACTGATTTACGAAACAGAATGGGAGACGAGTGGATGGATGACAGTCTAGTTGTATACATCGAGAAAGATATCTTTTCAACAATTGAAAATGAGCAAATATTGTAG